A DNA window from Danio aesculapii chromosome 1, fDanAes4.1, whole genome shotgun sequence contains the following coding sequences:
- the si:ch211-133l11.10 gene encoding rho-related GTP-binding protein RhoU: MPSQDDAESVNKDDFPPPVPPRVPPPRDPPAAPERRLKCVLVGDGAVGKTSLIISYTTNGYPAEHIPTAFDNFTARVVVDGRPVQLQLCDMAGQDDFDRLRPLCYRDADVFLLCYSVVLPSSFKSVTDRWAPEINRICPGVPIILVGTQCDLLEDVQVLIRLAEGQEKPVSQEDARLCARSIGAVTSAECSALTQKNLKEVFDAAILASMKHAEESMWPRIQTLREKTPDKIRQLSETWWKKLSCVQSFDFQ, encoded by the exons ATGCCGTCGCAGGATGACGCCGAGTCGGTAAATAAAGACGATTTTCCGCCTCCGGTTCCACCGCGAGTGCCTCCTCCGCGTGACCCGCCGGCAGCACCTGAACGCCGGCTAAAGTGTGTGCTGGTCGGCGATGGAGCGGTGGGTAAAACCAGTCTGATTATCAGCTACACCACCAACGGATATCCGGCAGAACACATTCCCACTGCCTTTGACAACTTCACAG CCAGGGTAGTGGTGGATGGGAGACCAGTTCAACTGCAGCTGTGTGACATGGCAGGACAg GATGACTTTGACCGACTCCGCCCACTCTGTTACCGGGATGCTGATGTGTTCCTGCTCTGCTACAGTGTGGTCCTCCCATCCTCCTTCAAAAGTGTGACGGACCGCTGGGCTCCTGAAATTAATCGAATCTGTCCTGGTGTTCCTATCATCCTCGTGGGCACTCAGTGTGATTTACTTGAAGACGTTCAGGTGCTTATACGACTCGCAGAAGGCCAGGAGAAACCGGTGAGCCAAGAAGATGCCCGATTGTGTGCCCGTAGCATCGGTGCTGTGACATCTGCTGAATGTTCAGCTCTGACACAGAAGAACCTGAAGGAAGTGTTTGACGCCGCCATCTTAGCTAGCATGAAGCATGCGGAGGAGTCGATGTGGCCGAGGATCCAGACGCTGAGAGAAAAAACCCCGGATAAAATCAGACAGCTTTCTGAAACCTGGTGGAAGAAACTGAGCTGCGTCCAGAGCTTTGATTTTCAGTGA
- the ccsapa gene encoding LOW QUALITY PROTEIN: centriole, cilia and spindle-associated protein (The sequence of the model RefSeq protein was modified relative to this genomic sequence to represent the inferred CDS: inserted 1 base in 1 codon) yields the protein MSTNNNMMSKKTEYMKKFREPKWETFSKSYEDSLKYRLTRRLMEQTHRPLFAEGWDSGSDSSATSSPKHQEVNVPNAKHYISSSESKDETAEXLNCWKPQVNGEVHTDSSATLESAARLENGYKAVTSNGPSESFPKRRQRHRAPRSEPCYPNKELDSDESRISVPRKPSRAKSQPPGNSKERTSNRENRRPFIRYDWAERHIETRRAPNIRASVSAGEIHRADVGVQTRRESKKNGRASDHRRARSADLEKSRRSGLSVADERWMTEYMRCFSARLR from the exons ATGTCTACCAATAACAACATGATGTCCAAGAAGACCGAGTACATGAAGAAATTCAGGGAGCCAAAATGGGAGACGTTCTCGAAGTCTTATGAGGACTCTCTGAAATACAGACTTACGCGGAGGTTAATGGAGCAAACACACAGACCCTTATTCGCTGAGGGATGGGACAGCGGGTCAGACTCAAGCGCAACGTCCAGTCCCAAACACCAAGAGGTGAACGTCCCAAATGCCAAACACTACATATCGTCATCTGAGTCCAAGGACGAGACCGCAG GTTTGAACTGCTGGAAACCGCAGGTGAATGGAGAAGTTCACACAGACTCTAGTGCTACCTTGGAAAGCGCTGCTCGTCTGG AAAATGGGTACAAAGCTGTGACTAGTAACGGACCATCAGAATCCTTTCCAAAGCGGCGTCAAAGACACCGGGCGCCCCGCTCCGAGCCCTGCTACCCTAATAAAGAGCTGGATAGCGATGAATCTCGAATATCCGTACCAAGAAAACCATCCAGGGCCAAGAGCCAACCTCCGGGAAACTCCAAGGAGAGGACATCCAACCGCGAGAACAGACGGCCTTTTATCCGCTACGACTGGGCAGAAAGACACATCGAGACCAGGAGGGCACCAAATATAAGAGCGTCTGTGTCCGCAGGAGAG ATTCATCGGGCTGACGTGGGTGTCCAGACACGAAGGGAGTCGAAAAAAAATGGCCGTGCGTCTGATCATCGGAGAGCACGATCAGCTGACCTGGAGAAGAGCAGGAGGTCGGGGCTGAGTGTGGCGGACGAACGCTGGATGACCGAGTACATGCGCTGCTTCTCCGCGCGGCTGAGGTAG